From one Lotus japonicus ecotype B-129 chromosome 3, LjGifu_v1.2 genomic stretch:
- the LOC130744782 gene encoding inactive poly [ADP-ribose] polymerase RCD1-like, with protein sequence MIWGNYESKMKTVGHHSGESFLRYYLNYKKTRRPESVMLYSNGEWSDYPRDVLDMIKNDLEINKTVVEIVLNGHDLMLDFLHMCQVDLKTGLKQPIAWIDEAGSYFFPEVHVASDEESYNLCDQERMKLYSEIKVNEVDESKLVTCTGKSNGGENILHNNVGLVPYTEFAQGKLDLDLVQDMFLSGMSTFGNTDFEIMETYRCLGASMQARLELFHMQSEITKKIHGDVNFRYAWLPFYRGELSKMIEYGLGNCMLCATKCTYGVGVHLAAVTCPYASARYCDIDENGIRHLVLCRVIMGNMEVLHPDIDADTSQFQPSSFEYDNGVDDIQCPRYYIVWNMNINTHIYSEFVVSFKVSEDVEGYFCGTKEEHNGSRANSSRANSANHGSCYMLQSTSLVDNGITTSGVADPPKIPKSHWLPLHMLIGAISDKVHVNDMTIIKTHYELYKTKQISRNDFVKELRLIVGDTILRTTITNLQFKVPSNDE encoded by the exons ATGATATGGGGTAATTATGAAAGTAAAATGAAAACTGTCGGTCATCATAGTGGAGAATCATTTCTTAGGTATTATTTAAACTATAAGAAGACGAGAAGGCCTGAGAGTGTGATGCTCTACAGCAATGGCGAATGGTCGGATTATCCCAGAGATGTTCTTGACATGATTAAGAATGATTTAGAAATAAACAAGACAGTTGTAGAAATAGTGTTAAATGGTCATGATCTTATGTTAGATTTCTTACACATGTGTCAGGTGGACTTGAAAACTGGTTTAAAACAACCCATAGCATGGATTGATGAGGCAGGGAGCTACTTTTTCCCTGAAGTTCATGTTGCTTCGGATGAAGAATCTTATAACTTATGCGACCAAGAGCGTATGAAACTATATAGTGAAATCAAAGTGAATGAAGTTGATGAGTCCAAGTTGGTGACATGTACAGGAAAGTCCAATGGTGGTGAAAACATTTTGCACAATAATGTAGGTTTAGTTCCTTACACTGAATTTGCACAAGGAAAATTGGATTTGGATTTGGTACAGGATATGTTCCTTAGCGGAATGAGTACTTTTGGCAATACTGATTTTGAGATAATGGAGACATATCGTTGCTTAGGTGCATCAATGCAAGCACGGTTGGAGCTATTCCATATGCAATctgaaattacaaaaaaaatccATGGGGATGTTAATTTCCGATATGCTTggcttcccttttatagaggggaaTTATCTAAAATGATTGAGTATGGACTTGGGAATTGTATGCTATGTGCAACCAAATGCACTTATGGTGTTGGTGTTCATCTTGCGGCGGTTACCTGCCCTTATGCGAG TGCTCGTTATTGTGATATTGATGAAAATGGTATTCGACACTTGGTCCTTTGTCGTGTAATAATGGGGAACATGGAAGTTCTTCATCCTGACATCGACGCCGACACTAGTCAGTTTCAACCTAGCAGCTTTGAATATGATAATGGGGTAGATGATATCCAATGCCCAAGATACTATATTGTATGGAATATGAATATAAATACTCACATCTATTCAGAATTTGTTGTTAGTTTTAAGGTCTCAGAGGATGTTGAAG GATATTTTTGTGGAACTAAGGAAGAGCATAACGGTTCTCGTGCTAATTCTTCTAGGGCCAATTCAGCTAATCATGGTTCTTGTTACATGTTACAGTCAACCTCTTTAGTGGACAAT GGAATAACTACTAGTGGGGTTGCTGACCCCCCCAAAATTCCGAAATCTCATTGGCTTCCTTTGCATATGCTTATTGGTGCTATCAGTGATAAAGTTCATGTCAATGATATGACTATCATCAAAACACATTATGAACTATACAAG ACAAAACAGATTTCCCGCaatgattttgtgaaggagttgAGGTTGATTGTTGGAGATACAATCTTgagaacaacaataacaaatctTCAATTTAAG GTACCATCAAATGATGAATGA